One Acropora palmata chromosome 2, jaAcrPala1.3, whole genome shotgun sequence genomic window carries:
- the LOC141874212 gene encoding lysosomal thioesterase PPT2-A-like, producing the protein MAKLHFLLLFSLTSVSFCYKPVIIVHGILDHASDMEDLASFITQAHPGTNITLVKLFQELESFTPLWRQVSAITATIRPVMQNAKDGVHIIGFSQGGLTTRAILETMDDHNVDSFISLSSPQMGQYGDTSFLRPFLPSIAYKDIYILFYTAYFQNKLSVANYWNDPFHEDLNNEYNIFLPVVNSLNSSKFFNVTAKEQYKKNFLRINNLVLIGGPDDGVIMPWQSSQFGFYSPMSNVTVVDMKNQWVYLEDTFGLHSLDERGSLHRYTFSGVHHTHWHGTKKVFVEAIEPWLT; encoded by the exons ATGGCGAAACTTCATTTCCTGCTTTTGTTCTCGCTTACATCTGTAAGTTTTTGCTACAAACCTGTGATCATTGTGCATGGAATACTCGATCATGCATCGGACATGGAAGATTTAGCTTCTTTTATAACGCAAGCACATCCAGGGACCAATATTACCCTGGTTAAACTGTTTCAGGAGCTAGAAAGTTTCACGCCTTTGTGGAGGCAAGTGTCTGCAATTACAGCAACAATTCGGCCGGTTATGCAGAACGCTAAAGATGGAGTTCATATCATCGGATTTTCTCAAG GTGGACTGACAACACGTGCTATTTTGGAGACCATGGATGACCACAATGTTGACAGCTTCATTTCACTTTCAAGTCCACAGATGGGGCAATATGGAG ATACCAGTTTCCTAAGACCATTTCTCCCTTCCATTGCCTACAAGGACATTTACAT ATTGTTCTACACTgcatattttcaaaacaaattatcTGTGGCAAATTATTGGAATG ATCCATTTCATGAGGACTTAAACAATGAGTATAACATATTCTTACCAGTAGTGAACAGTCTTAACTCTTCAAAGTTTTTCAATGTCAcag CTAAGGAACAGTACAAAAAGAACTTCTTAAGGATCAATAACTTAGTGCTAATTGGAGGACCAGATGATGGTGTCATTATGCCATGGCAATCAAG TCAATTTGGATTCTATAGCCCAATGTCAAACGTAACAGTTGTGGACATGAAAAACCAGTGG GTTTATCTTGAGGACACATTTGGTCTGCACAGTCTAGATGAAAGAGGTTCACTGCATCGATACACGTTTTCCGGAGTCCACCACACTCACTGGCATGGGACAAAGAAAGTATTTGTCGAGGCCATTGAACCTTGGTTAACATGA
- the LOC141864390 gene encoding cyclic GMP-AMP synthase-like receptor, which produces MSEVVEYYEQQAKFEDQNEAVEIRLKLERLVNNILEQVKKRDNRFQSTLIYSGSVYEGVKVDQPDEFDFMSALDDLTNKPKLCTSDKGNGYVKLVLDESGWKEFEDDEGFFNPNLLSRHFKKLVNESLSDAEIPQDLVISKTNQDLLDSTWAPVYFTLLGNSTGKDNPAGTMYSETHGPATTLYIRNQAGGSYNNLTITVDLTLSLECQVSKLPVQLAKLPTSVDNSLNKTGVHLVPAGFDSWRISFSVIEKEILSTAPGGFKVCFRVIKTMRNTIQQRLGLGQSTSLIPSYLFKTVLLSEIFRKDRRWQDGDLHQVVDDVLALILQGIEQETITSFFVPGYNLLSTGDHENRLRQCILKEMLNDLRGLEKTHHSRDVKETRQQIRVLEMIDLLDYVISSTVSGKDPTTVWNEIFVNIETLPQSHKFGHFWNQITDLNSTELDDNTYNFLVGIWNTVEVFFKRLLTHLPVQGELNVLAQKFYIRTCVKKKEYEKKHQITSKCDVHQIPLHQLAYEMLHDLAECYTDDVGYAFRSKLHKGVPRGYKSSEFFREVTEVTVNCGSETGFAMFKERMKQYISLVSEQVLIDATVNYIRQIFYFARDILKSKLDYVKMPELDLD; this is translated from the coding sequence ATGTCTGAGGTTGTGGAATATTACGAACAGCAAGCAAAGTTTGAAGATCAAAATGAAGCAGTGGAAATTCGCCTAAAACTCGAGCGTCTTGTAAACAATATTCTAGAGCAAGTGAAGAAGCGAGACAATAGATTTCAAAGCACTTTGATTTACAGCGGAAGTGTTTACGAAGGAGTAAAGGTCGATCAGCCAGACGAATTTGACTTCATGAGTGCACTCGACGATCTCACAAACAAGCCAAAGCTGTGTACCTCTGACAAAGGCAACGGATACGTCAAACTCGTCCTGGATGAGAGTGGATGGAAAGAATTTGAAGACGATGAAGGCTTCTTCAACCCTAATCTGTTGTCTCGGCATTTTAAGAAGCTTGTTAACGAATCCTTGAGTGATGCTGAAATTCCTCAAGATTTAGTCATCTCAAAAACCAACCAGGATCTGCTTGACAGTACATGGGCACCTGTTTACTTCACCCTGCTGGGAAACAGCACTGGAAAGGACAACCCAGCTGGGACGATGTACTCTGAAACACATGGACCAGCAACAACTCTTTACATCAGGAACCAAGCTGGCGGTAGTTACAACAATTTGACAATCACCGTTGACTTGACGCTGTCTTTGGAATGTCAAGTATCTAAACTTCCTGTCCAATTGGCGAAGTTGCCGACCTCAGTTGATAACAGCCTCAACAAGACGGGAGTCCATCTGGTTCCAGCTGGATTTGATAGCTGGAGAATCTCGTTTTCTGTaatcgaaaaagaaatcctttCCACCGCTCCTGGTGGATTCAAAGTTTGTTTCCGAGTAATTAAAACTATGAGAAATACAATCCAGCAGCGACTCGGCTTGGGTCAATCTACATCTCTGATTCCATCGTATCTGTTCAAGACAGTGCTACTGTCCGAGATCTTTAGAAAAGATCGTCGGTGGCAAGATGGAGATTTGCATCAGGTGGTGGATGACGTGTTGGCATTGATTTTGCAGGGAATAGAGCAGGAGACTATTACAAGCTTTTTCGTACCTGGTTACAATCTGCTTTCTACAGGAGATCATGAAAACAGGTTACGACAgtgtattttgaaagagaTGCTGAATGATTTGCGAGGGTTGGAGAAAACGCACCATTCGAGAGATGTCAAAGAAACAAGACAACAAATCAGAGTGTTGGAAATGATTGATCTACTCGACTACGTCATATCCAGCACAGTGAGTGGAAAAGATCCAACCACAGTGTGGAACGAAATATTTGTCAACATAGAGACTCTTCCTCAGTCCCACAAGTTCGGCCACTTTTGGAATCAGATCACCGACTTGAACAGCACAGAGCTCGATGACAACACCTACAATTTCCTCGTGGGAATATGGAACACAGTGGAAGTTTTCTTTAAAAGGTTATTGACCCATCTTCCAGTTCAAGGGGAGCTGAATGTGTTGGCACAGAAGTTTTACATTAGGACCTGCGTGAAGAAGAAGGAATACGAGAAAAAACACCAGATTACTTCGAAATGTGATGTCCACCAGATTCCACTGCATCAACTGGCTTATGAAATGCTCCACGACCTTGCTGAATGCTACACTGATGATGTAGGGTACGCGTTCCGGTCAAAGCTACACAAAGGAGTCCCTCGTGGTTATAAATCCTCGGAATTCTTTCGGGAAGTCACGGAGGTCACTGTTAATTGTGGAAGTGAAACTGGTTTCGCGATGTTCAAAGAGCGTATGAAGCAGTACATATCTCTTGTCTCCGAGCAAGTTCTGATCGATGCTACGGTCAATTATATCAGACAGATATTTTACTTTGCTCGTGACATACTAAAAAGTAAGCTCGACTATGTGAAAATGCCAGAGTTAGATTTAGATTAA